In Micromonospora sp. NBC_01813, the following are encoded in one genomic region:
- the pdxH gene encoding pyridoxamine 5'-phosphate oxidase translates to MRRDYRDAPQLRRCDLAADWCAQFGRWFADSVAANLPEPNAMVLATADVDGRPSSRTVLLKGYDETGFVFFTNHQSRKGVELAANPAASLLFPWFAISRQVEVRGAVVAVSRAETEAYFATRPRGSQLGAWASPQSQVVADRAAVDAGLVAARRRFPEPVAVPPPPHWGGLRVVPETVEFWQGRASRLHDRFRYRRDPAGYWLIERLAP, encoded by the coding sequence ATGCGTCGTGACTACCGCGACGCCCCCCAGCTGCGCCGGTGTGACCTCGCCGCCGACTGGTGCGCCCAGTTCGGCCGGTGGTTCGCCGACTCGGTGGCGGCGAACCTGCCGGAGCCCAACGCGATGGTCCTGGCCACGGCGGACGTCGATGGTCGGCCCAGCTCCCGCACCGTGTTGTTGAAGGGCTACGACGAGACCGGATTCGTCTTCTTCACCAACCACCAGTCACGAAAGGGCGTGGAGCTCGCCGCCAATCCCGCCGCCAGTTTGCTCTTTCCCTGGTTCGCGATCTCCCGTCAGGTGGAGGTGCGTGGGGCGGTGGTCGCGGTGTCCCGGGCCGAGACCGAGGCGTACTTCGCGACCCGACCGAGGGGATCGCAGCTGGGTGCCTGGGCCAGCCCGCAGTCACAGGTGGTGGCGGACCGGGCCGCGGTCGACGCGGGTCTGGTCGCGGCCCGCCGCCGGTTTCCGGAGCCGGTCGCGGTGCCGCCGCCGCCGCACTGGGGTGGTCTGCGGGTGGTGCCGGAGACGGTCGAGTTCTGGCAGGGCCGGGCCAGTCGGCTGCACGACCGGTTCCGGTACCGGCGGGACCCGGCCGGCTACTGGCTGATCGAGCGCCTGGCACCGTAG
- a CDS encoding NCS2 family permease, whose amino-acid sequence MATVSAETNGPTPDRAPRNAFDRYFEISARGSTPGREVRGGLATFFTMAYIVVLNPLILGSAVDGEGASLAIPAIAAATALVAGLMTLLMGVVARFPLALAAGLGVNALVAFEIAPQMTWADAMGLVVIEGVIILVLVLTGLRTAVFRAVPTQLKTAIGVGIGLFLALIGFVNAGFVTGGTASPPLGLGINGMIATWPAFVFVLGLLLTLVLVVRKVRGAILIGILGSTVLAIVVEAIGRFGPAGGPDGQPGGWALTVPSLPEQVVGMPDLSLLGNFNVLGAWDSATWLIALMFVFTLLLTDFFDTMGTMVAVGQEGNLLDAEGMPPRTREILAVDSIAAAAGGLASTSSNTSYIESAAGVAEGARTGVANLVTGALFLLAVFLSPLVEVVPFEAASTALVVVGFLMLTAVRTIDWTDYEIAIPAFLTIVLMPFTYSISNGIGAGVITFVLIKVVKGKAAAVHPLLYGVAVLFTLYFLRHPLELLIG is encoded by the coding sequence ATGGCGACTGTTTCGGCGGAGACGAACGGGCCCACCCCGGATCGTGCCCCGCGTAACGCGTTCGACCGGTACTTCGAGATATCCGCCCGTGGCTCCACCCCTGGTCGCGAGGTACGCGGCGGGCTGGCCACCTTCTTCACGATGGCGTACATCGTGGTGTTGAACCCGCTGATCCTGGGCAGTGCCGTCGACGGCGAGGGGGCCAGTCTGGCCATCCCGGCGATCGCCGCCGCCACCGCCCTGGTTGCCGGGCTGATGACGCTGCTGATGGGCGTCGTCGCCCGGTTCCCGCTGGCCCTGGCCGCCGGGCTGGGGGTGAACGCGCTCGTCGCGTTCGAGATCGCGCCGCAGATGACCTGGGCCGACGCGATGGGCCTGGTGGTCATCGAAGGCGTGATCATCCTGGTGCTGGTGCTGACCGGGTTGCGTACCGCCGTCTTCCGGGCCGTGCCCACCCAGCTGAAGACGGCGATCGGGGTCGGCATCGGACTCTTCCTGGCCCTGATCGGCTTCGTCAACGCCGGGTTCGTCACCGGCGGGACCGCGTCGCCGCCGCTCGGCCTGGGCATCAACGGCATGATCGCCACCTGGCCCGCGTTCGTCTTCGTGCTCGGTCTGCTGCTCACCCTGGTGCTGGTGGTACGGAAGGTACGCGGCGCCATTCTGATCGGCATCCTCGGCTCCACGGTGCTGGCGATCGTCGTCGAGGCGATCGGCCGGTTCGGTCCGGCGGGTGGGCCGGACGGCCAGCCCGGTGGTTGGGCGCTGACCGTGCCGAGCCTGCCCGAGCAGGTGGTGGGCATGCCGGACCTGTCGTTGCTGGGCAACTTCAACGTGCTCGGTGCCTGGGACTCGGCGACCTGGCTGATCGCCCTGATGTTCGTCTTCACACTGCTGCTGACCGACTTCTTCGACACGATGGGCACCATGGTGGCGGTCGGCCAGGAAGGCAACCTGCTCGACGCCGAGGGGATGCCACCGCGGACCAGGGAGATCCTGGCCGTCGACTCGATCGCGGCGGCGGCCGGCGGCCTGGCCAGCACGTCGAGCAACACGTCGTACATCGAAAGTGCCGCCGGGGTCGCGGAGGGTGCCCGGACCGGGGTTGCGAACCTGGTCACCGGCGCCCTGTTCCTGCTCGCGGTCTTCCTGTCGCCGTTGGTCGAGGTGGTGCCCTTCGAGGCGGCGTCGACCGCGCTGGTGGTGGTCGGCTTCCTGATGCTGACCGCGGTGCGCACCATCGACTGGACGGACTACGAGATCGCCATCCCGGCGTTCCTGACCATCGTGCTGATGCCGTTCACCTACTCGATCTCGAACGGGATCGGCGCGGGGGTGATCACCTTCGTGCTGATCAAGGTGGTGAAGGGCAAGGCCGCGGCGGTGCATCCGCTGCTGTACGGGGTGGCCGTGCTCTTCACCCTCTACTTCCTGCGCCACCCGCTGGAGTTGTTGATCGGCTGA
- a CDS encoding aldo/keto reductase gives MEYTHLGRTGLSVSRLCLGTMNFGPQTDEPGSFAIMDRALEHGINFHDTANVYGWQQGEGVTEQIIGRWYAQGGGRRDKVVLATKVYGKMGDWPNEQGLSARHIIRACEDSLRRLQTDWIDLYQMHHVSRETPWEEIWQAMETLVAQGKVIYVGSSNFAGWHIAAAQEAAGRRNFLGLVAEQCIYNLMTRYVELEVVPAAQHHGLGIIPWSPLHGGLLSGAIRKQSAGEKARSASGRSADALAKHRGTIEAYEKFCAELGHDPADVALAWLLSRPGVTAPIIGPRTIEQLDGSLSAVDITLDAGALARLDEIFPPVGNGGPGPEAWAW, from the coding sequence ATGGAGTACACCCACCTTGGCCGGACCGGCCTGTCCGTGAGCCGGCTGTGCCTCGGCACGATGAACTTCGGACCACAGACCGACGAACCCGGCAGCTTCGCGATCATGGACCGCGCGCTGGAGCACGGGATCAACTTCCACGACACGGCGAACGTCTACGGCTGGCAACAGGGCGAGGGCGTCACCGAACAGATCATCGGCCGGTGGTACGCCCAGGGCGGCGGCCGGCGGGACAAGGTCGTCCTGGCCACCAAGGTGTACGGGAAGATGGGCGACTGGCCCAACGAGCAGGGCCTGTCCGCCCGGCACATCATCCGGGCCTGCGAGGACTCGCTGCGCCGGCTGCAGACCGACTGGATCGATCTCTACCAGATGCACCACGTCTCACGGGAGACGCCGTGGGAGGAGATCTGGCAGGCGATGGAGACCCTCGTCGCCCAGGGCAAGGTGATCTACGTCGGCTCTTCCAACTTCGCCGGCTGGCACATCGCCGCCGCTCAGGAGGCGGCCGGCCGCCGCAACTTCCTCGGCCTCGTCGCCGAACAGTGCATCTACAACCTGATGACCCGGTACGTCGAGCTTGAGGTCGTGCCGGCCGCCCAGCACCACGGGCTCGGGATCATTCCCTGGTCACCGCTGCACGGTGGGCTGCTCAGCGGCGCCATCCGCAAGCAGTCCGCCGGAGAGAAGGCGCGGTCGGCCAGTGGGCGTTCCGCCGATGCGCTGGCCAAGCACCGCGGCACCATCGAGGCGTACGAGAAGTTCTGTGCCGAGCTGGGTCACGACCCGGCGGATGTCGCCCTCGCCTGGTTGCTGTCCCGACCCGGGGTGACCGCCCCGATCATCGGCCCCCGCACGATCGAGCAGTTGGACGGCTCGCTGTCGGCTGTCGACATCACTCTCGACGCGGGTGCTCTCGCCCGGCTGGACGAGATTTTCCCGCCGGTCGGCAACGGTGGTCCAGGCCCCGAAGCCTGGGCCTGGTAA
- the serC gene encoding phosphoserine transaminase, which yields MADVATIRIPEEIKPADGRFGCGPSKVRPAAVSALSEVATSYLGTSHRQKTVRDEVARLRRGIAEFFDLPQGYEVILGNGGTTAFWEVATFGLVRDRAQFASFGEFGAKFAKAVRDAPFLGEPTVRKSDPGSAPALVAEAGVDVYATPQNETSTGVAVPINRVTGADDGALMLIDATSGAGGLDVDPAETDVYYFAPQKCFGSDGGIWLALMSPAALERAAQIKASGRYIPAFLDLVTAIDNSRLEQTYNTPALATIFLAAEQTDWMNAQGGLSWAAKRTAESAAAIYGWAQRSPVATPFVSDPALRSNVVATIDFADGVDATAIAKALRANGIVDTEPYRKLGRNQLRVALFPAVDPADVEALTACVDFVIERL from the coding sequence GTGGCTGACGTTGCGACAATCCGCATCCCAGAGGAGATCAAGCCCGCCGACGGCAGGTTCGGCTGCGGCCCGTCGAAGGTCCGCCCGGCGGCCGTCTCCGCGCTGTCCGAGGTCGCGACCAGCTACCTGGGCACGTCGCACCGGCAGAAGACGGTCCGCGACGAGGTCGCCCGGCTGCGTCGGGGCATCGCCGAGTTCTTCGACCTCCCGCAGGGCTACGAGGTGATCCTCGGCAACGGCGGCACCACCGCGTTCTGGGAGGTCGCCACGTTCGGCCTGGTCCGGGACCGGGCCCAGTTCGCCAGCTTCGGCGAGTTCGGGGCCAAGTTCGCCAAGGCGGTACGCGACGCGCCGTTCCTCGGCGAGCCGACGGTCCGCAAGTCGGATCCGGGTTCGGCGCCGGCCCTGGTCGCCGAGGCGGGCGTGGACGTCTACGCCACCCCGCAGAACGAGACCTCCACCGGGGTCGCGGTGCCGATCAACCGGGTCACCGGCGCGGACGACGGTGCCCTGATGCTGATCGACGCGACCTCGGGTGCCGGCGGTCTCGACGTCGACCCGGCCGAGACCGACGTCTACTACTTCGCGCCGCAGAAGTGCTTCGGCTCCGACGGTGGCATCTGGCTCGCGCTGATGTCCCCGGCCGCCCTGGAGCGCGCGGCGCAGATCAAGGCCTCCGGCCGGTACATCCCGGCGTTCCTGGACCTGGTCACCGCGATCGACAACTCCCGGCTGGAGCAGACCTACAACACCCCGGCGCTGGCGACCATCTTCCTGGCCGCCGAGCAGACCGACTGGATGAACGCCCAGGGCGGGCTCTCCTGGGCGGCGAAGCGGACCGCGGAGAGCGCCGCGGCGATCTACGGGTGGGCGCAGCGGTCCCCGGTCGCGACCCCGTTCGTCAGCGACCCGGCGTTGCGCTCGAACGTCGTCGCCACGATCGACTTCGCCGACGGCGTGGACGCCACCGCGATCGCCAAGGCGCTGCGGGCCAACGGCATCGTCGACACCGAGCCGTACCGCAAACTCGGCCGCAACCAGCTGCGGGTGGCGCTGTTCCCGGCGGTGGACCCGGCCGACGTGGAGGCGCTGACCGCCTGCGTCGACTTCGTGATCGAACGACTCTGA
- a CDS encoding aldose 1-epimerase family protein, with the protein MDNVDARPGPPSGAQWTIAADGHEAVVVEVGGGLRTYRAGGFDYVDGYAEDEICVGGAGQVLIPWPNRIRDGRYTFGGATRQLHLSEPARHTALHGLVCWLPWQLVSKAADEVVVGCTLPAHPGYPWSLVLRTRWQVGTDGLRVTHQATNVSAEPAPFGLGVHPYLRLPDTAVEDLTVHLPARSRVLVDGRLLPIGAAKVAGSEYDFTTPRRIGATVLDTAFGDVERDSAGGSAARLSNPDGSVDVTVWADPAFGWWQLFSGDTLTGARYRRSVAVEPMTCPPDAFRSGRDLIVLEPAETWQASWGIRPGVAAADPGTERR; encoded by the coding sequence ATGGACAACGTCGATGCACGTCCGGGCCCACCGTCCGGAGCGCAGTGGACGATCGCGGCGGACGGACATGAGGCCGTCGTGGTCGAGGTGGGTGGCGGACTGCGGACGTACCGGGCCGGTGGCTTCGACTACGTCGACGGGTACGCCGAGGACGAGATCTGCGTCGGCGGCGCCGGCCAGGTGCTGATTCCGTGGCCGAACCGCATCCGCGACGGCCGCTACACCTTCGGCGGTGCCACCCGTCAACTGCATCTGTCCGAGCCGGCCCGGCACACGGCCCTGCACGGGCTGGTGTGCTGGCTGCCCTGGCAGTTGGTCTCCAAGGCGGCCGACGAGGTGGTGGTCGGCTGCACGCTGCCCGCCCACCCGGGCTACCCGTGGTCGTTGGTGCTGCGTACCCGCTGGCAGGTCGGCACCGACGGGCTGCGCGTCACCCATCAGGCGACCAACGTCAGCGCCGAGCCGGCGCCGTTCGGTCTCGGAGTCCACCCGTACCTGCGGCTGCCGGACACCGCCGTCGAGGACCTGACCGTGCACCTGCCGGCGCGCAGCCGGGTGCTGGTGGATGGTCGGCTGTTGCCGATCGGCGCGGCGAAGGTGGCCGGCAGTGAGTACGACTTCACCACGCCCCGGCGGATCGGTGCCACCGTGCTGGACACCGCCTTCGGTGACGTCGAACGCGACTCGGCCGGCGGGTCGGCGGCCCGGTTGTCCAACCCGGACGGATCGGTTGACGTGACCGTGTGGGCCGATCCGGCCTTCGGCTGGTGGCAGCTGTTCAGTGGGGACACCCTGACGGGGGCGCGCTATCGCCGGTCGGTGGCGGTGGAGCCGATGACCTGCCCGCCGGACGCGTTCCGCTCCGGGCGGGATCTGATCGTCCTGGAGCCGGCCGAGACCTGGCAGGCGAGCTGGGGCATCCGTCCGGGCGTCGCGGCGGCCGACCCGGGTACGGAGCGCCGGTGA
- a CDS encoding citrate synthase 2, whose amino-acid sequence MSDFKPGLEGVIAFETEIAEPDKEGGALRYRGVDIEDLIGQVSFGNVWALLVDGRFGPGLPPAEPFPVPVHSGDIRVDVQSAVAMLAPYWGLSQLLDISDEQARADLARVSVTALSFVAQSARGLGLPAVPQKEIDKAQTIVERFMRRWRGEPDPRHVKAVDAYFISAAEHGMNASTFTARVVASTGADAAACISSGIGALSGPLHGGAPSRVLHMIEGVERSGDAESYVKGVLDRGERLMGFGHRVYRAEDPRARVLRRTAKELGAPRYEVAEALEKAALEELHNRKPDRVLATNVEFWSAVVLDFAEVPAHMFTSMFTCARMGGWSAHVLEQKRLERLVRPSARYVGPAPRKPHDVAGWDAVPHDA is encoded by the coding sequence ATGTCCGACTTCAAGCCGGGGCTCGAAGGTGTGATCGCCTTCGAGACGGAAATCGCCGAACCTGACAAGGAAGGCGGTGCCCTACGGTATCGCGGCGTCGACATCGAAGATCTGATCGGGCAGGTCTCCTTCGGCAACGTCTGGGCGCTACTGGTCGACGGGCGCTTCGGGCCGGGTCTGCCGCCGGCCGAGCCGTTCCCGGTGCCGGTGCACTCCGGTGACATCCGGGTCGACGTCCAGTCCGCGGTCGCCATGCTCGCGCCGTACTGGGGGCTGTCCCAGTTGCTCGACATCTCCGACGAGCAGGCCCGCGCCGACCTGGCCCGGGTGTCGGTCACCGCGCTGTCGTTCGTCGCCCAGTCCGCCCGTGGCCTCGGCCTACCGGCCGTGCCGCAGAAGGAGATCGACAAGGCGCAGACCATCGTCGAACGGTTCATGCGCCGGTGGCGGGGTGAGCCGGATCCGCGGCACGTCAAGGCCGTGGACGCGTACTTCATCTCCGCCGCCGAGCACGGCATGAACGCCTCCACCTTCACCGCCCGGGTGGTCGCCTCGACCGGAGCCGACGCCGCCGCCTGCATCTCGTCGGGCATCGGCGCGCTGTCCGGCCCGCTGCACGGTGGTGCCCCGTCCCGGGTGCTGCACATGATCGAGGGCGTGGAACGCAGTGGCGACGCCGAGTCGTACGTCAAGGGCGTACTCGATCGCGGCGAGCGGCTGATGGGCTTCGGCCACCGGGTCTACCGGGCCGAGGACCCCCGGGCCCGCGTGCTGCGGCGCACCGCCAAGGAGCTGGGCGCACCCCGCTACGAGGTCGCCGAGGCGCTGGAGAAGGCCGCGCTGGAGGAGCTGCACAACCGCAAGCCGGACCGGGTCCTGGCCACCAACGTCGAGTTCTGGTCGGCCGTGGTGCTCGACTTCGCCGAGGTGCCGGCGCACATGTTCACCTCGATGTTCACCTGTGCCCGGATGGGCGGGTGGAGCGCGCACGTGCTGGAGCAGAAGCGGCTCGAGCGGTTGGTCCGCCCGTCGGCGCGCTACGTCGGCCCGGCCCCCCGCAAGCCGCACGACGTCGCCGGCTGGGACGCCGTCCCGCACGACGCCTGA
- a CDS encoding nitroreductase family protein, protein MELDDVIRRRRMVRNYDPDRPVPAEVVDRLLDNAIRAPSAGFSQGWGFLVLDQPADRELFWAATTPVAADPDANRRDNWLTGMSRAPLIIVPHANRSAYLDRYAQPDKGWTDRDEARWPVPYWHIDTGFAALLMLLTVVDEGLGACFFGIPPERTSSFRDAFGVPDEFAPIGAITVGYRAPDARSPSLRRGRRPVDEVVHRGRWTSRSGVADSGDRPGR, encoded by the coding sequence ATGGAGCTCGACGACGTGATCCGCCGGCGGCGGATGGTGCGCAACTACGACCCGGACCGGCCGGTGCCGGCCGAGGTCGTCGACCGACTCCTGGACAACGCGATCCGGGCACCGTCGGCCGGGTTCTCCCAGGGGTGGGGCTTCCTGGTGTTGGACCAGCCCGCGGACCGCGAGCTGTTCTGGGCCGCGACGACCCCGGTGGCGGCCGATCCGGACGCGAACCGGCGAGACAACTGGCTCACCGGGATGAGCCGGGCCCCCTTGATCATCGTTCCGCACGCGAACCGCTCGGCATACCTCGACCGGTACGCGCAGCCGGACAAGGGCTGGACGGACCGGGACGAGGCGCGGTGGCCGGTGCCGTACTGGCACATCGACACCGGGTTCGCGGCGCTGCTGATGCTGCTGACCGTGGTGGACGAGGGGTTGGGTGCCTGCTTCTTCGGCATTCCTCCCGAACGTACGTCGAGCTTCCGGGACGCCTTCGGCGTTCCGGACGAATTCGCCCCGATCGGTGCGATCACTGTCGGCTACCGGGCTCCGGACGCCCGGTCCCCGTCGTTGCGTCGGGGTCGTCGGCCCGTCGACGAGGTCGTCCACCGCGGCCGGTGGACCAGCCGGTCCGGGGTCGCCGACAGCGGGGATCGACCCGGTCGGTGA
- a CDS encoding MFS transporter, producing the protein MRATLTTTFQSLQVRNYRIFATGQLIKLIGVWMMFIAQDWLVLQLSDDSATALGVVVALQFTPVLLFTLIFGRLADRYDKRLLLFIANTMWFVLSIAMSVLVLTGVVELWHVFVFAALLGVGNALETPVRQAFVSELVGTPLLPNALALSSATFNTARIVGPAVAGLAIAAFDVGPVFLISAIASAAPLIGLIQMRAGDLYRADLPVGGVRDAAKVMDGLRYVARRPDLMLPMGLMAVMGLLLFNFQLTLAALAKTVFNTGAASFGLFTTALATGALAGALAASGRRGRPSVYVVLGSGLAFAGLGTLVGLAPMYWLVVVLLVPTGFFMVYFAQASNQRVQLGVDAAFRGRVMALWVLVFLGTNPVGAPAIGWVAEHVGAGASIWLGGLLSFLISAAALAWQLRRTGGRLRLRWAAPLPRFYVRTHPRLRDDLALIES; encoded by the coding sequence GTGCGGGCGACACTGACCACCACCTTCCAGTCCCTGCAGGTCCGCAACTACCGGATCTTCGCCACCGGGCAGCTGATCAAGCTGATCGGGGTGTGGATGATGTTCATCGCGCAGGACTGGCTCGTCCTGCAACTGTCGGACGACTCCGCCACCGCGCTCGGTGTGGTCGTCGCCCTGCAGTTCACCCCGGTGCTGCTGTTCACCCTGATCTTCGGTCGGCTCGCCGACCGGTACGACAAGCGGCTGCTGCTGTTCATCGCCAACACGATGTGGTTCGTGTTGTCCATCGCGATGAGCGTGCTGGTGCTGACCGGCGTGGTGGAGCTCTGGCACGTGTTCGTCTTCGCCGCGCTGCTCGGTGTCGGCAACGCGCTGGAGACCCCGGTCCGCCAGGCGTTCGTCTCCGAACTCGTCGGCACTCCGCTGCTGCCCAACGCCTTGGCGCTGTCCTCGGCGACCTTCAACACCGCCCGGATCGTCGGCCCGGCCGTCGCCGGCCTGGCGATCGCGGCCTTCGACGTGGGCCCGGTCTTCCTGATCAGCGCGATCGCCTCGGCGGCGCCGCTGATCGGGCTGATCCAGATGAGGGCCGGCGACCTGTACCGCGCCGACCTGCCCGTTGGCGGCGTCCGCGACGCGGCGAAGGTGATGGACGGGCTGCGCTACGTGGCCCGCCGACCCGATCTGATGCTGCCGATGGGTCTGATGGCCGTGATGGGCCTGCTGCTGTTCAACTTCCAGCTCACCCTCGCCGCCCTGGCCAAGACGGTGTTCAACACCGGTGCGGCGTCGTTCGGCCTGTTCACCACGGCGTTGGCGACCGGTGCGTTGGCTGGTGCGCTGGCTGCCAGCGGCCGGCGGGGACGCCCGTCGGTCTACGTGGTGCTCGGCAGCGGGTTGGCGTTCGCCGGGCTCGGCACCCTGGTCGGTCTGGCTCCGATGTACTGGCTGGTGGTGGTGCTGCTGGTGCCGACCGGCTTCTTCATGGTCTATTTCGCGCAGGCGTCCAATCAGCGGGTGCAACTCGGCGTCGACGCCGCGTTCCGGGGTCGGGTGATGGCGCTGTGGGTGCTGGTCTTCCTGGGCACCAACCCGGTCGGCGCGCCGGCGATCGGCTGGGTCGCCGAGCACGTCGGCGCCGGGGCGAGCATCTGGCTGGGCGGGCTGCTGTCGTTCCTGATCTCGGCGGCCGCTCTCGCCTGGCAGTTGCGGCGCACCGGTGGTCGACTGCGGCTGCGCTGGGCCGCCCCGCTGCCCCGCTTCTACGTCCGCACCCACCCCCGCCTCCGCGACGATCTTGCACTTATCGAGAGTTAA
- a CDS encoding type II toxin-antitoxin system VapB family antitoxin, protein MIFKAVRDGRPYPEHGLTLKQWAEIPPRPLRLDQLITTKRELALDKLLAEDSTFYGDLFPHVVQWNGALYLEDGLHRALRAALQQRNQIHARVYLFVPVPAAG, encoded by the coding sequence GTGATCTTCAAAGCGGTGCGGGACGGTCGTCCATACCCTGAGCACGGGCTGACCCTCAAGCAGTGGGCCGAGATTCCGCCCCGGCCCCTGCGGCTGGATCAGCTGATCACCACCAAGCGGGAGCTCGCGCTGGACAAGCTGCTGGCCGAGGACTCGACGTTCTACGGCGACCTCTTTCCCCACGTGGTCCAGTGGAACGGTGCCCTCTACCTGGAGGACGGGCTGCACCGGGCGCTGCGGGCGGCGCTGCAGCAGCGCAACCAGATCCACGCGCGGGTGTATCTGTTCGTTCCGGTGCCGGCGGCCGGCTGA
- the sepH gene encoding septation protein SepH codes for MRPVRFVALSEDGQALVLADEVGRLLALPIDDRISTAVQAEPGSTPATLTVAGAPGDAKPSLSPRDIQARIRSGESADDVARIAGVPVDRVLRYAGPVLQERAMLAQHARRTRVKNSDKGAPLAEVVDGRLAQHGIDAEKISWDAYRRDDGTWRIIATWPSGKATAQAIWELDKSRQVISPHDDMAQYLCAERPTQILGQEPTPDRGGHALPGPSRGELSRGGHGLPAAAGDAPRPSRDPIRAGRDALLASLDRPLGSAAGRGMDPAATVESPRQRPAAGGAAALLGGGAGSAFDDDADAPKEVPAVPSLAVLRPRRAATGSSETPADSSGKPRKRLPSWDDVLFGSGPADRASS; via the coding sequence ATGCGCCCAGTACGCTTCGTCGCCCTCTCCGAGGACGGTCAGGCCCTGGTCCTCGCCGATGAGGTGGGCCGGCTACTCGCCCTGCCCATCGACGACCGGATCTCCACGGCCGTGCAGGCCGAGCCCGGCAGCACCCCGGCCACGCTGACCGTGGCTGGTGCCCCCGGCGACGCCAAACCTTCGCTGTCGCCGCGCGACATCCAGGCCCGCATCCGGTCCGGCGAGTCCGCCGACGACGTTGCCCGGATCGCCGGCGTGCCGGTCGACCGGGTGCTGCGGTACGCCGGCCCGGTGCTGCAGGAGCGGGCGATGCTCGCCCAGCACGCTCGGCGTACCCGGGTGAAGAACTCCGACAAGGGTGCCCCGCTCGCCGAGGTCGTCGACGGCCGGCTGGCCCAGCACGGCATCGACGCCGAGAAGATCTCCTGGGACGCCTACCGCCGCGACGACGGCACCTGGCGGATCATCGCCACCTGGCCGTCCGGCAAGGCCACCGCCCAGGCGATCTGGGAGCTCGACAAGAGCCGTCAGGTCATCTCACCGCACGACGACATGGCGCAGTACCTCTGCGCCGAGCGGCCGACCCAGATCCTCGGCCAGGAGCCGACCCCGGACCGGGGCGGGCACGCCCTGCCCGGGCCGTCGCGCGGCGAGTTGAGCCGGGGCGGGCACGGGCTGCCTGCCGCGGCCGGCGACGCGCCGCGTCCCAGCCGGGATCCGATCCGCGCGGGCCGCGACGCGCTGCTCGCCTCGCTCGACCGCCCGCTCGGTTCGGCGGCCGGCCGTGGGATGGATCCGGCGGCCACCGTCGAGTCCCCCCGGCAGCGTCCGGCCGCCGGCGGTGCCGCCGCGCTACTCGGCGGCGGTGCTGGTTCCGCCTTCGACGACGATGCCGACGCGCCCAAGGAGGTCCCCGCGGTGCCGTCGCTGGCGGTGCTGCGGCCCCGGCGGGCCGCCACCGGCAGCAGCGAGACCCCGGCGGACAGCTCCGGCAAGCCCCGCAAGCGGCTCCCCAGCTGGGACGACGTGCTCTTCGGCAGCGGCCCGGCCGACCGCGCCAGCTCCTGA
- a CDS encoding MarR family winged helix-turn-helix transcriptional regulator — protein sequence MGEQATATQLATSLRDAITRLNRRVRQARPVGDLTVTQLSALTSLQLAGALTPRELSDIERVQPPTMTKIVAKLEERGLVRRTPHPTDGRQVILSATESGREVIVGFERIRDEWLANRLAALSPAERDTLRQAAEILQQVARG from the coding sequence ATGGGGGAGCAGGCCACGGCGACGCAACTGGCGACGTCCCTGCGCGATGCCATCACCCGACTCAACCGACGGGTCCGGCAGGCCCGTCCGGTCGGTGACCTGACGGTCACCCAGCTCTCGGCGCTGACCAGCTTGCAGCTGGCCGGTGCGCTGACACCACGGGAGCTGTCCGACATCGAGCGGGTCCAGCCACCGACGATGACAAAGATCGTCGCCAAGCTCGAAGAGCGCGGGCTGGTACGGCGTACCCCGCATCCGACCGATGGTCGCCAGGTGATCCTGTCGGCGACGGAGTCGGGTCGCGAGGTGATCGTCGGGTTCGAGCGGATCCGGGACGAATGGCTTGCCAATCGGTTGGCCGCGCTGAGCCCCGCCGAACGCGACACGCTGCGGCAGGCCGCGGAGATCCTGCAGCAGGTCGCCCGCGGCTGA